In Limosilactobacillus sp. WILCCON 0051, a single window of DNA contains:
- a CDS encoding glycosyltransferase family 2 protein, whose translation MDNLAVLIPCYNESQTITKVVKDCQNAIKDIPNSAVYVYDNNSSDNTAELAREAGACVRYEYKQGKGNAIRRMFREIDAKCYIMIDGDDTYPAEEIPKMARYVLEENYDMVIGDRLSSSYFEENKRPFHGIGNKMVRGSINFFFKNDIKDIMTGYRAFSYEFVKTYPVLSKGFEIETEMSIFAIVNNMAMKNHVIDYRDRPEGSTSKLNTYSDGFKVLKLIFTLYRNYKPLRFFGTLACLLLILSLAFFIPDVWLPYRVTGKVLHFPTLIVCGFCAIAGILSFYSGLILDAIQRKEHREFEFRLRQVHQIKIQLSNH comes from the coding sequence ATGGACAACTTAGCTGTTTTAATTCCTTGCTACAACGAAAGTCAGACAATCACTAAAGTTGTTAAGGATTGTCAAAACGCCATTAAAGATATCCCAAATTCAGCGGTGTATGTATATGACAATAACTCTTCTGATAACACCGCTGAATTAGCTCGTGAAGCGGGTGCTTGTGTCCGCTATGAATATAAGCAAGGTAAAGGAAATGCCATTCGTCGCATGTTTCGTGAGATTGATGCTAAATGCTATATCATGATTGATGGTGATGATACGTATCCTGCTGAAGAAATCCCCAAAATGGCACGATATGTGTTAGAAGAAAACTATGATATGGTTATTGGTGATCGACTTAGTTCAAGTTATTTTGAAGAAAACAAACGTCCTTTCCATGGCATTGGTAATAAAATGGTTCGTGGCAGCATCAACTTTTTCTTTAAAAATGATATTAAAGACATCATGACTGGCTATCGGGCCTTTAGCTATGAATTCGTTAAAACCTACCCCGTGCTGTCAAAAGGATTTGAGATTGAAACAGAAATGAGTATTTTTGCAATCGTTAATAACATGGCAATGAAAAACCATGTCATCGATTATCGAGATCGTCCTGAAGGAAGTACCTCCAAACTAAATACGTATTCTGATGGGTTTAAAGTATTAAAACTTATTTTTACTCTTTATCGGAATTACAAGCCATTAAGATTTTTTGGAACCTTGGCTTGCTTGTTGTTAATCCTATCATTAGCTTTCTTCATTCCGGATGTCTGGCTTCCTTATCGCGTAACAGGCAAGGTTTTACATTTTCCAACTTTAATCGTTTGTGGATTTTGTGCTATCGCTGGAATTCTATCTTTTTATAGTGGCTTGATTCTTGATGCTATTCAGCGCAAAGAACACCGAGAATTCGAATTTAGATTACGGCAAGTTCATCAAATAAAAATTCAATTAAGTAATCACTAG
- the tnpB gene encoding IS66 family insertion sequence element accessory protein TnpB (TnpB, as the term is used for proteins encoded by IS66 family insertion elements, is considered an accessory protein, since TnpC, encoded by a neighboring gene, is a DDE family transposase.) codes for MLVNWTQPKHVFIVCGKTDLRKGIDGLAAVVAENYDLDLFDDSLFLFCGTRNDRFKGLYWDGEGFILLYKRFENGGLRWPRHRNDAVQLSRRQIKQLLEGISPLPVKRVKPAPNGHLY; via the coding sequence ATGCTAGTTAATTGGACCCAGCCGAAGCATGTTTTTATCGTCTGCGGCAAAACCGACTTGCGCAAAGGCATTGATGGCTTAGCTGCAGTGGTCGCTGAAAACTATGATCTGGATCTGTTTGATGATTCCCTATTTCTCTTCTGCGGTACGCGGAATGATCGGTTTAAGGGACTCTATTGGGACGGTGAAGGATTCATCTTGCTTTATAAACGTTTTGAAAATGGTGGTCTGCGCTGGCCACGGCATCGCAATGATGCCGTCCAGTTAAGCCGACGCCAAATCAAGCAGCTTTTGGAAGGCATCTCTCCGTTGCCTGTTAAGCGAGTTAAACCCGCGCCAAATGGGCATTTATATTGA
- a CDS encoding IS66 family transposase, with protein sequence MAQAQQPKNLEEALQVIQQLSEVIQQQNELINQLKVALQLQQHRQFAKKNESLNPDQLSLFEEKQVEATDSEEPSDAAVEKRESSRHPKPKKSNSRKENLDSLPQENCEYDLDDKTCPDCHQEMKQIGRRLASREAVYVPAHTVCRNVYAKTYKCQHCHPNGGDKLVTAKTPSPLFNHSYISSSILATIAANKFDLAVPFNRQERMWQAANLELDSKQMANAVIKGARRFLKPLSDVLVSQLRQEKVVHMDETPFQVLDSGKSKSFFWALRTPKEFAKHQIAYFHYAPTRSGKVISDVLTPDYTGAVMCDGYRGYGQEQLPKATFGSCLIHIRRPFIELVKGLTLKNNAQATQAVKLLSRVFHKENNLRYKTPAEKKAQRRKLVKPLLDAFYRFIEGIAYPMHKLKDAVKNALKLKDRVYQIFEIGELPLSNNSVEQSIRPSTIIRKNSLFAKSTAGAEANAIFYTIVQTAKLNNLDVFKYLKLIFEAYTRSQNLDLKAYLPWNPTVQQICGK encoded by the coding sequence ATGGCTCAAGCACAACAGCCCAAGAATCTTGAAGAAGCCTTGCAGGTCATTCAGCAATTGTCTGAAGTGATTCAGCAACAAAACGAGCTGATCAATCAGTTGAAGGTAGCCCTTCAGCTTCAACAGCATCGCCAATTCGCAAAAAAAAATGAGTCTTTAAACCCAGATCAGCTCTCTTTATTTGAAGAGAAGCAGGTTGAAGCAACTGATAGCGAAGAACCTTCAGATGCGGCGGTAGAAAAGCGAGAATCCAGTCGTCACCCTAAGCCAAAGAAAAGCAACAGCCGGAAAGAAAATCTGGATAGTCTGCCACAGGAGAACTGTGAATACGACCTGGATGATAAAACTTGTCCTGACTGTCATCAAGAAATGAAGCAGATTGGCCGCCGATTGGCAAGTCGCGAAGCGGTATACGTTCCAGCACATACCGTTTGTAGGAACGTTTATGCGAAGACATACAAGTGTCAGCATTGTCATCCCAACGGTGGCGATAAGCTGGTTACGGCCAAGACGCCGAGTCCGCTGTTTAATCACAGCTATATCTCAAGCAGCATCCTGGCAACGATTGCGGCTAACAAATTTGATTTGGCTGTGCCGTTTAATCGTCAGGAACGCATGTGGCAAGCAGCTAATCTTGAATTGGATTCCAAGCAAATGGCAAATGCGGTGATTAAAGGTGCCAGGCGGTTTTTAAAACCATTGAGCGACGTTCTTGTCAGCCAATTGCGACAAGAGAAAGTTGTTCATATGGATGAGACTCCTTTTCAAGTGCTCGACAGCGGGAAAAGCAAGTCCTTTTTCTGGGCTTTGCGAACACCGAAGGAGTTCGCAAAACATCAGATAGCCTACTTTCACTATGCGCCGACTCGTTCAGGAAAAGTCATCAGTGACGTACTGACTCCTGACTATACGGGAGCGGTTATGTGTGACGGCTATCGTGGCTACGGCCAAGAGCAGCTGCCCAAAGCAACGTTTGGCAGCTGTCTCATACATATTCGCCGACCATTTATTGAATTGGTCAAAGGCCTCACGTTAAAGAATAATGCCCAGGCAACGCAAGCCGTAAAGCTGCTTAGCCGAGTGTTTCATAAGGAAAATAACTTGAGGTATAAAACGCCGGCTGAGAAAAAAGCGCAGCGACGAAAACTGGTCAAGCCACTGTTGGATGCCTTCTATCGCTTTATTGAAGGGATTGCTTATCCGATGCATAAGCTGAAAGACGCAGTCAAAAACGCCTTGAAACTTAAGGATCGTGTATATCAGATCTTTGAGATTGGCGAGCTGCCGTTAAGCAATAACTCGGTTGAGCAGAGCATCCGACCGTCGACCATCATTCGCAAAAACAGCCTGTTTGCGAAGTCCACGGCCGGTGCGGAAGCCAATGCGATCTTCTATACGATCGTTCAAACGGCCAAACTAAATAATCTGGACGTCTTCAAATATCTGAAATTGATCTTTGAAGCCTACACGCGCTCTCAGAACCTGGATCTGAAGGCTTATTTGCCATGGAATCCAACCGTTCAGCAGATTTGCGGCAAATAA
- a CDS encoding C39 family peptidase gives MKYNRRYLFMATAALTAFILTGTTSIKAHADDNQAVIVAQQQTASTGSQKDTSVDTIVTNDSQSSSDLSSATNSDWNSSSADSSSSIVNENNSQSAVENTNVNTTTAAASAPKNQFVTSANGKISYYDNNGQKVAGSGNTADTLAYRTINGNTYAFDNDGNAYTGFLSGWGNMYYFDNNGARYTDRFYNNWGNTYYFGQDGVRYTNRWYYNWGNYYYFGDGGVRLTDAFLPNKQLPLNDGKGGLKDTDQVHVYYFNPETGVMARDQFYNNWGHTYYFGVDGVRYTDQFYNNWGNTYYFDNDGALYTDKFYNNWGNTYYFDKNGVRYTNQWYSNWGHKYFFGDGGVRATNVYFNALGAGGDYDTHWADQSGIVSDVHYFSQYTPVFAPWGCAGASLAMLLSIKNVYPDLKDLIYNEPNVTGSRNQGWEGGQSGSVVSGIGFDHVVQPNALSRYGQMFYSGVRDISNTSLSNIANIVKSGHPVIYYGWSAYDAGGARNHCKVILGYNAQNNTFHVYDPLYGYKNRWTANSTGHNAYDLGNDAWVNASHIQGEMNGQAISIY, from the coding sequence ATGAAGTATAATAGACGTTATCTTTTCATGGCAACGGCTGCTCTCACCGCTTTTATCCTAACTGGTACTACATCGATCAAGGCACATGCTGACGATAATCAGGCAGTAATCGTAGCACAGCAACAAACGGCATCAACTGGTAGTCAAAAAGATACTAGTGTTGATACTATCGTTACAAATGATTCACAATCGAGTTCTGACTTATCAAGTGCTACTAATTCTGATTGGAACTCTAGTTCAGCAGATAGTAGCAGTTCAATTGTGAATGAGAATAATAGTCAATCTGCTGTAGAAAATACGAATGTAAATACTACTACTGCAGCTGCCTCTGCTCCTAAAAATCAGTTTGTTACTAGTGCCAATGGTAAGATTTCATACTATGACAACAATGGTCAAAAAGTAGCGGGGAGTGGCAATACTGCCGATACACTTGCATATCGGACCATTAATGGTAATACATATGCCTTTGATAATGATGGTAATGCCTATACTGGCTTTTTGTCAGGGTGGGGTAATATGTATTACTTTGACAATAATGGTGCTCGTTATACAGATCGATTCTATAATAATTGGGGCAATACATACTATTTTGGCCAAGATGGAGTCCGTTATACCAACCGTTGGTACTACAATTGGGGTAATTACTATTACTTTGGTGATGGTGGTGTTAGACTTACTGATGCCTTCTTGCCTAATAAGCAATTACCACTAAATGATGGTAAGGGTGGCTTGAAAGATACGGATCAAGTTCATGTTTACTATTTTAATCCCGAGACTGGAGTAATGGCTCGTGACCAATTCTATAATAATTGGGGTCATACTTACTACTTTGGTGTAGATGGTGTGCGTTATACAGATCAGTTCTACAATAACTGGGGTAACACGTACTATTTTGATAACGATGGTGCACTTTACACTGATAAATTCTACAATAATTGGGGCAATACGTATTACTTTGACAAAAATGGTGTTCGCTACACCAACCAGTGGTATTCTAACTGGGGTCACAAATATTTCTTTGGTGATGGTGGTGTTCGTGCCACTAATGTATACTTTAATGCTTTAGGAGCTGGTGGTGACTATGACACTCACTGGGCTGATCAAAGTGGTATCGTAAGTGATGTTCACTACTTTAGCCAATATACGCCAGTATTTGCACCTTGGGGCTGTGCAGGGGCTTCATTGGCGATGCTTTTGAGCATTAAGAATGTTTACCCTGATTTAAAGGATTTAATTTATAACGAACCTAATGTTACTGGCAGTCGTAATCAAGGCTGGGAAGGCGGTCAATCAGGTAGCGTCGTTTCTGGTATTGGGTTTGACCACGTTGTTCAACCAAATGCTTTAAGTCGTTATGGACAGATGTTCTATAGTGGTGTTCGCGATATTTCCAACACTAGCTTGTCAAATATCGCTAATATTGTTAAGAGTGGACATCCAGTAATTTACTATGGCTGGTCTGCTTATGATGCAGGTGGAGCCCGCAACCACTGCAAGGTTATCTTAGGCTACAATGCTCAAAACAATACTTTCCATGTTTATGATCCGCTGTATGGCTACAAGAATCGTTGGACTGCAAACTCAACTGGACACAACGCTTACGATCTTGGTAATGATGCTTGGGTCAATGCAAGTCATATTCAAGGTGAAATGAATGGCCAAGCTATTTCGATTTACTAA
- the tnpB gene encoding IS66 family insertion sequence element accessory protein TnpB (TnpB, as the term is used for proteins encoded by IS66 family insertion elements, is considered an accessory protein, since TnpC, encoded by a neighboring gene, is a DDE family transposase.), which yields MLVNWSAPQHVYIVCGKTDLRKGIDGLAMVIAENYGLELDNDSLFLFCGNRNDRFKGLYWDGEGFILLYKRFEK from the coding sequence ATGCTGGTTAACTGGAGTGCTCCTCAGCACGTCTACATAGTTTGCGGTAAAACAGATCTGCGGAAAGGGATTGATGGTTTGGCCATGGTGATCGCAGAGAATTATGGCTTGGAATTAGATAATGATTCGCTATTCCTATTTTGTGGCAATCGTAATGACCGCTTCAAAGGCTTGTACTGGGACGGTGAAGGATTCATCTTACTTTATAAACGCTTTGAAAAGTAA
- a CDS encoding peptide chain release factor 3: MTDSKKLAEAVNKRRTFAIISHPDAGKTTITEQLLLFGGVVREAGTVKGRGSSNFAKSDWMEIEKKRGISVTSSVMQFDYQGKRINILDTPGHEDFSEDTYRTLMAVDSAVMVIDGAKGIEPQTKKLFQICKMRGIPIFTFINKFDRDAREPLDLLNEIEDVLGIETYPMDWPIGMGRQFMGVYDRYNHRVALSHPQDPANPYLPLDEDGQVIGENPLAGEGEWKDALDGMELIEMAGSKLDEEKIAKGDQTPVFFGSALTNFGVKTFLETYLKFAPAPSAHKTEDGKSIDPLAPEFSGFIFKIQANMNPKHRDRIAFVRICSGEFTRGMDVTLERTKKPIRLSNVTEFMANTRENVENAVAGDIIGLYDTGNFQIGDSIYTGKQDIKFEKLPQFTPELFVRVTPKNVMKQKSFHKGINQLVQEGAVQLYTGYNSNDYILGAVGQLQFEVFKFRMQNEYNSEVIMEPLGSKTARWVDPEQLDPKMASSRNMLVKDRYGAPLFLFENQFAENWFKQKYPDVKLTAKL; this comes from the coding sequence ATGACTGATTCAAAAAAATTGGCAGAAGCCGTTAACAAGCGCCGGACGTTTGCGATTATCTCGCACCCCGATGCTGGAAAAACGACAATTACTGAACAGCTGCTTTTATTTGGGGGCGTCGTCCGCGAAGCTGGGACTGTTAAAGGACGCGGCAGCAGCAATTTTGCCAAGTCTGACTGGATGGAAATTGAAAAAAAGCGTGGGATTTCCGTTACCAGTTCTGTAATGCAGTTTGACTACCAGGGCAAGCGGATTAATATTCTGGATACACCAGGGCACGAAGACTTCTCTGAAGATACTTACCGAACTTTGATGGCCGTTGACTCTGCCGTCATGGTAATTGATGGTGCCAAGGGTATCGAACCACAAACCAAAAAGCTGTTCCAAATTTGTAAGATGCGGGGAATTCCGATTTTCACGTTCATCAACAAGTTTGACCGCGATGCCCGCGAACCATTGGATCTGTTAAACGAAATCGAAGACGTGCTGGGAATCGAAACCTACCCAATGGACTGGCCAATTGGGATGGGACGGCAATTTATGGGTGTTTATGATCGTTATAATCATCGAGTTGCCCTTTCCCACCCACAGGATCCTGCCAACCCTTATCTGCCATTAGATGAAGATGGTCAGGTCATTGGTGAAAACCCATTGGCTGGTGAAGGTGAATGGAAAGACGCCTTAGATGGAATGGAACTGATTGAAATGGCTGGCAGCAAGCTTGATGAAGAAAAGATCGCTAAGGGGGATCAAACACCTGTCTTCTTTGGTTCAGCTCTGACCAACTTTGGGGTTAAGACTTTCCTGGAAACCTACTTAAAATTTGCCCCAGCCCCTTCGGCACACAAGACAGAAGACGGTAAATCAATCGATCCACTTGCACCCGAGTTTTCTGGCTTCATCTTTAAGATTCAAGCTAACATGAATCCTAAGCACCGTGACCGGATTGCTTTTGTACGGATTTGTTCTGGTGAATTTACCCGGGGCATGGACGTTACCTTGGAGCGGACTAAAAAGCCGATTCGTCTGTCAAACGTGACCGAGTTTATGGCCAATACGCGTGAAAACGTTGAGAATGCCGTTGCCGGTGATATTATCGGGCTTTACGATACCGGAAACTTCCAAATCGGTGATTCAATCTACACTGGTAAACAAGACATCAAGTTTGAGAAACTGCCTCAATTTACACCAGAACTGTTCGTCCGCGTAACGCCAAAGAACGTTATGAAGCAAAAATCATTCCATAAAGGGATTAACCAGTTGGTACAAGAAGGGGCTGTCCAGCTCTATACTGGCTATAACTCCAACGACTACATTTTGGGAGCTGTAGGTCAATTGCAGTTCGAAGTGTTCAAGTTCCGGATGCAAAACGAATATAATTCCGAAGTTATTATGGAACCACTGGGTAGTAAGACAGCACGCTGGGTTGATCCAGAACAGCTTGATCCTAAGATGGCTTCTTCACGGAATATGCTGGTTAAAGATCGTTATGGCGCTCCACTATTCTTGTTTGAAAACCAATTTGCGGAAAACTGGTTCAAGCAGAAGTATCCAGATGTTAAACTGACGGCGAAACTCTAG
- a CDS encoding LCP family protein: MNGDYQTRAEYRHDHNQNNQSQNSPKKPRNKLRWVYRFIGLIIVLLCIGGAYEYHKIHSTAQGVFSDGSGKISKKLKEGKPVSVLAMGTDVGAMNRGNKGGNTDTLELITINPKKETVTMTSIPRDILIKVDTDEGADYVKLNAAYQIGGAKQTVKQVKELLGVPIDYYAVVNMGVLKKVVNAVGGVDVNNPFAFDYEGQHFAKGKLHLNGHDALQYSRMRYDDPKGDYGRQNRQQQVMKSVMKKFKKSGSISAANKIMDAVKDGVKTNIPIDNVATLYTNYHVALKNIKTEHFQGLDATIEGVSFQIASPKEINRVSKLIRNQLGLKAKKVVNNETKMYNLQTTYDGYTNTNFVLPNGASYNTPGSGTSNTISSSSKKSSSSLSGSSNYGTTYSADTTYGSYSTSYSAGY, translated from the coding sequence ATGAATGGCGACTATCAAACACGTGCCGAATATCGACACGATCATAATCAAAATAATCAGTCACAAAACAGTCCTAAAAAGCCGCGTAATAAGCTGCGCTGGGTCTATCGCTTTATTGGTTTGATCATCGTATTGCTCTGCATCGGTGGTGCTTATGAATATCATAAGATTCACAGTACTGCTCAAGGTGTCTTTTCTGACGGTTCAGGCAAGATCAGCAAAAAGCTGAAAGAAGGCAAGCCGGTATCAGTTCTGGCAATGGGGACTGACGTTGGTGCCATGAATCGTGGGAATAAGGGTGGTAATACGGATACGCTTGAACTGATTACTATTAATCCCAAGAAAGAAACGGTTACTATGACCAGTATCCCACGCGATATCTTGATCAAGGTGGATACTGACGAAGGTGCGGACTATGTTAAGCTGAATGCTGCTTACCAGATTGGTGGCGCTAAGCAGACTGTCAAGCAGGTTAAAGAGCTCTTGGGCGTGCCAATTGATTACTATGCTGTTGTCAACATGGGTGTTTTAAAGAAAGTCGTTAACGCGGTTGGCGGGGTCGATGTCAATAACCCATTTGCCTTTGATTATGAAGGTCAGCATTTTGCCAAGGGTAAGCTGCATTTGAATGGTCATGACGCCTTGCAGTATTCTCGGATGCGCTATGATGATCCTAAAGGTGACTATGGCCGTCAAAACCGGCAGCAGCAGGTTATGAAGAGTGTTATGAAGAAATTCAAGAAGTCTGGTTCCATTTCGGCTGCCAACAAGATTATGGACGCTGTCAAGGATGGAGTTAAGACCAATATTCCAATTGACAACGTGGCAACTTTATACACCAACTATCATGTTGCACTGAAGAACATTAAGACTGAACATTTCCAAGGCTTGGATGCAACAATTGAGGGCGTTTCTTTCCAGATTGCCTCGCCAAAGGAAATCAACCGGGTTTCGAAGCTGATTCGGAATCAATTAGGTTTGAAGGCTAAGAAAGTCGTTAACAATGAAACCAAGATGTACAATCTGCAGACGACATATGATGGCTACACCAACACCAATTTTGTCTTGCCAAACGGCGCTTCTTACAACACGCCTGGCAGTGGTACCAGCAATACGATCAGCTCATCCTCTAAAAAGTCGAGCTCTTCGCTAAGCGGCAGTTCAAATTATGGAACGACGTATAGTGCTGATACGACTTATGGTTCGTACTCTACTAGCTATAGTGCTGGATACTAA
- a CDS encoding DUF6020 family protein, whose protein sequence is MSKAKSQFLNIVWLFIGTGMLVSYPTPLSSDNRLLSTNSYTVIMVALWLAVIYYLSKEWIIKVTKIDVIGGVILSFFYNFTFMISAGLDDSNRGLTLVGTYYLNHSFLDCMFSILAMLSWAFVLTYTIATLRTYCTSKLQLKETYSSPHLFKIFGCMMLIWSLTIITYYPGQISWDALRQFCEFEGRHLSSLHFTYVPTNHQPWFVTLIFGSLFKIGQKLVNTNFGVFTVVLFQTIITGIIYSIATSFVWKKIGKIGGILTFILFASPVFSTYAITIDKSTIYYALCVAYYLVFLKLLDSIKQGVNSSYEYLLYLIVSFFFSEFRNDSKYIVIITTTVLIGYALVQHQKVRYLIAATVTLFILLFGWNSYLNYKNVIPGAMSEPLTLPARQLSYIYLNDKKSLSKQEIDTINRVTPVKELRTNYDVNSGDNLKNLFPMNTFLNGETIINDVVNHKITLRTTQTQKKEVKNYLKVWIIQGLKHPVKYVEVYLAANSKYFNPFFGLPGKDNSLFLNYFPNYGDFLSPTWYSKYHPIFSTKIHNHMQSLLDAFLAIPLISIVINVGFPFWSMLILVIIILSITSKKKPLLLISIIPLILMILLYTVTPINGYSRYVIGTTAVLPVVTAYILKNIHQRNKKNI, encoded by the coding sequence ATGTCTAAAGCAAAATCACAATTTTTAAATATTGTATGGCTATTCATTGGTACAGGAATGCTAGTCAGTTATCCTACTCCATTAAGTAGTGACAACAGACTACTAAGCACAAACTCCTATACAGTGATTATGGTGGCTTTATGGCTAGCTGTTATTTACTACCTATCAAAGGAATGGATAATCAAGGTAACTAAAATTGATGTTATAGGTGGAGTTATTTTATCATTTTTCTATAATTTCACATTTATGATCAGTGCTGGCTTAGACGATAGCAATAGAGGACTAACATTGGTCGGAACATACTATCTTAATCATAGCTTTTTAGATTGTATGTTTTCGATCCTTGCCATGCTAAGTTGGGCATTTGTGCTTACCTATACAATTGCAACGCTTCGAACTTATTGTACTAGTAAACTTCAATTAAAAGAAACATACAGCAGTCCTCATCTTTTTAAAATATTCGGATGTATGATGCTCATATGGTCTCTTACGATTATTACCTATTATCCTGGTCAGATTAGCTGGGATGCTTTAAGACAGTTTTGCGAGTTTGAAGGGCGTCACCTATCATCTTTACATTTCACATATGTTCCTACGAACCATCAACCATGGTTTGTAACTTTAATCTTTGGATCACTGTTTAAAATTGGTCAGAAATTAGTTAACACAAATTTTGGTGTATTTACGGTAGTTCTATTTCAAACGATTATAACAGGCATTATCTATTCAATCGCTACTTCGTTCGTTTGGAAAAAGATTGGCAAAATAGGCGGAATACTGACCTTTATTTTATTTGCATCCCCCGTCTTTAGTACTTATGCAATAACAATCGATAAAAGTACGATCTATTATGCATTATGTGTTGCATATTATCTTGTCTTTTTGAAATTACTGGACAGCATAAAACAAGGCGTTAATTCATCTTATGAATACTTATTATATTTGATCGTATCGTTTTTCTTTTCTGAATTTAGGAATGACTCAAAATATATCGTCATCATAACAACAACTGTATTGATTGGATATGCACTTGTTCAACATCAAAAAGTACGTTATTTAATTGCTGCTACGGTTACATTATTTATTTTGCTGTTTGGTTGGAACAGTTATTTAAATTATAAAAATGTAATTCCGGGGGCGATGAGTGAACCGTTAACGCTGCCAGCTCGTCAATTAAGTTATATATACCTTAACGATAAGAAAAGCCTTTCTAAACAAGAAATAGACACAATCAACAGAGTAACTCCAGTAAAAGAGCTTAGAACAAATTATGACGTGAATTCTGGAGATAATCTAAAAAACCTTTTCCCTATGAACACTTTTCTAAATGGGGAAACGATAATCAATGATGTCGTAAATCATAAGATTACTTTGAGAACTACACAAACTCAAAAAAAAGAAGTCAAAAATTATCTAAAGGTATGGATTATTCAAGGCCTCAAGCATCCAGTAAAGTATGTTGAGGTATATTTGGCTGCTAATAGTAAGTACTTTAATCCATTTTTTGGTCTTCCAGGTAAAGATAATTCACTATTTTTAAATTATTTTCCTAATTATGGAGACTTCCTATCGCCAACTTGGTATTCAAAGTATCACCCTATTTTTTCTACTAAAATTCATAATCATATGCAATCTCTTTTAGATGCCTTTCTTGCAATTCCACTTATTTCCATTGTCATAAATGTTGGTTTCCCATTCTGGTCAATGTTAATTTTAGTCATCATAATTTTGTCAATTACAAGTAAAAAGAAACCATTACTTTTAATTTCTATAATTCCGCTTATACTCATGATTCTTTTATATACTGTTACACCAATAAATGGTTATTCAAGATACGTTATTGGTACTACTGCTGTCTTACCAGTGGTCACAGCATATATTTTAAAGAATATTCATCAAAGAAATAAAAAGAACATATAA
- the rfbB gene encoding dTDP-glucose 4,6-dehydratase, whose protein sequence is MRLLVTGGAGFIGSHFIDYELAHDQSIEIVNLDALTYAGNVANNAQAAGNARYHFVHGSINNRELVDWLLQEFAIDHIVNFAAESHVDNSLKNPELFTKTNVLGTQVLLDAAYQANIQKFIQISTDEVYGTMAPGQAAKETDPLHPSSPYAASKAGADMLALAMVHTFGMPICITRSTNNFGPRQHHEKLLPMLIQNALRNRPLNIYGQGTDRRDWLYVKDNCAAIDLVLRHGQLGQIFNIGAHQEKSNNEVTKMVQAELGFSDQLIRHVAERPGHDLRYSLDTSLIETQLHWKSQTDFAFGLQETIAWYRKHQR, encoded by the coding sequence TTGCGGCTATTGGTAACTGGTGGGGCCGGCTTTATTGGCAGTCACTTTATTGATTATGAACTTGCACACGATCAAAGCATTGAGATCGTAAACCTGGATGCTTTGACCTATGCCGGCAACGTTGCCAACAATGCGCAGGCAGCTGGCAATGCTCGCTATCATTTCGTTCATGGCAGCATCAACAATCGGGAGCTGGTTGACTGGCTGCTGCAGGAATTTGCCATTGATCATATCGTTAATTTTGCGGCCGAGTCACACGTTGACAATTCACTGAAAAATCCGGAGCTCTTTACCAAAACCAACGTCTTAGGCACGCAGGTTTTATTGGATGCTGCCTATCAGGCCAATATTCAAAAATTCATTCAGATTTCAACTGATGAGGTCTATGGTACGATGGCGCCTGGGCAAGCGGCTAAGGAAACCGATCCGCTGCATCCCAGTTCGCCATACGCTGCCAGCAAAGCAGGAGCAGATATGCTGGCACTGGCGATGGTGCACACGTTTGGCATGCCAATCTGCATTACGCGCAGCACGAACAACTTTGGCCCACGTCAGCATCATGAAAAACTATTGCCCATGCTGATTCAAAATGCGCTGCGCAATCGACCGCTTAACATTTATGGCCAAGGTACCGACCGGCGTGACTGGCTGTACGTCAAAGACAACTGCGCGGCCATTGATCTGGTTTTGCGTCATGGTCAGTTGGGTCAGATCTTTAATATCGGTGCGCATCAAGAAAAGAGCAACAATGAGGTCACGAAAATGGTGCAGGCAGAATTAGGCTTTTCCGATCAGTTGATCCGTCACGTTGCTGAACGGCCTGGCCATGATCTGCGCTATTCGCTTGATACCAGCCTGATTGAAACCCAGCTGCATTGGAAGAGTCAGACAGATTTTGCGTTTGGCTTACAGGAGACGATTGCCTGGTATCGCAAGCATCAGCGTTAA